The proteins below come from a single Benincasa hispida cultivar B227 chromosome 4, ASM972705v1, whole genome shotgun sequence genomic window:
- the LOC120075951 gene encoding purine permease 3-like — translation MHSQTSQSPTKHDHQPTNRRKTAVKTALLAFNSILMSIGNCGGPLILRLYFIHGGNRVWLSSCLFTAGFPIILLPLAIGYIHRCRSTPAGNRTKLIFMREPLLFFGSAVIGLLTGLDNYLFSYGMARLPVSTSSLIIASQLAFTAGFAFLLVKQRFTSYTVNAVVLLTIGGAILALHSSGDRPAGESNKEYIAGFLMTLGAAVLYGFILPLIELMYKKTKQSLTYTLILEIQLVMALFGTILCTIGMIIDNDFQAIQREGREFGLGNTKYYVVLVMSAIIWQCFFVGAVGVIFYSSSLFSGIVIALLLPAVEILAVIFFREKFQAEKGVSLALNLWGFVSYFYGEIKQSKKMKLIELQKTQEITTTIQNV, via the exons ATGCATTCCCAAACCTCACAATCTCCAACAAAACATGATCACCAACCAACAAACCGCCGGAAGACCGCCGTTAAAACGGCCCTCCTCGCCTTCAATTCCATCTTGATGTCCATCGGCAACTGCGGCGGCCCTCTGATACTCCGCCTCTACTTCATCCACGGCGGCAACCGCGTCTGGCTCTCCAGTTGTCTCTTCACCGCCGGTTTTCCCATCATCCTCCTCCCATTGGCCATCGGTTACATCCATCGCTGCCGCAGCACCCCCGCCGGAAACAGAACAAAGTTGATTTTCATGAGAGAGCCGCTTTTGTTCTTTGGTTCCGCCGTAATCGGCCTTCTCACGGGACTTGACAATTACCTGTTCTCTTACGGCATGGCCCGGCTGCCAGTTTCAACGTCTTCGTTGATAATTGCGTCGCAGTTGGCGTTCACGGCGGGGTTCGCGTTTTTGCTGGTGAAACAGAGGTTCACGAGCTACACAGTAAACGCGGTGGTTTTATTGACGATTGGAGGGGCAATTTTGGCATTGCACTCGAGTGGAGACCGGCCGGCGGGAGAATCGAATAAAGAGTATATAGCAGGATTCTTGATGACGTTGGGGGCGGCGGTGCTGTATGGATTTATATTGCCGCTGATCGAATTGATGTACAAGAAAACGAAACAGAGTCTTACATATACTTTGATATTGGAAATTCAGTTGGTGATGGCTTTATTTGGGACGATTCTTTGCACCATTGGAATGATAATCGACAATGATTTCCAG GCAATACAAAGAGAGGGAAGAGAATTTGGACTTGGAAATACAAAATACTACGTGGTATTAGTGATGAGCGCCATAATATGGCAATGTTTCTTCGTGGGAGCGGTGGGAGTTATTTTCTACTCGTCGTCGCTATTTTCAGGTATAGTAATTGCACTGTTATTGCCGGCGGTGGAAATTCTGGCCGTCATCTTTTTCCGGGAGAAGTTTCAGGCGGAAAAAGGAGTGTCTTTGGCTTTAAACCTATGGGGATTTGTGTCATATTTTTATGGGGAGATTAAGCAAAGCAAGAAGATGAAGTTAATAGAGCTACAAAAAACTCAAGAAATAACAACCACCATTCAAAATGTTTGA